A segment of the Sulfurovum indicum genome:
TTGTGTAAAATGTGTGCCTCTTTGGCCCCACGGGTGATCTTTCCTCCCAGGAAGAGGTGTACACCGTCCACTCTGTTGCCTTCTGCATCCTTGGCCTTGCATCCTTCAAACCCGATATCGGCAATGCCGTGTACCCCGCATCCTTTGGGACAGGCTGACCAGTTCATACGTACCTGTGCACCGTCAATGGGTACTTCGCTGTTGAGAAAGTGTGCCATTTCGATCGCATCGGGTTTGTTGGGAATGACGCCGTAACTACAGGTCTGCGTCCCGGCACAGGCGATCATATCCTGAAAATAGAGGTTGTTGTATACGGCATATTTCCCGATCAGTTCGCTTTTTTCAAAAGCATCAAGGTTCTCTGTTCCGATATTGATAATATAGAGGTTCTGATCGTAAGTCAGGCGGATGTCGCCGCTGCCGTATCTCTTTGCCGTTTCTGCAGCTGCGATCATATCGGTACCGCTGAATATCCCTGAAGGTACTATGATTTTGTAGGCATAGGCACCGTTCTTAAGCAGCACCTTGTTGGCGCCAAGGGCGATGTTCTGCGACTGCACCAGGGTTCTGCCGCCCTGGGAGAACTCCATTCCCGCTTCCTTTTTGACCGCTTCAACGAACGCAGGAATACCTACATCCTGAAGCAGGAAGTGGAGGCGGTTCTTGTTGCGGTTGTCACGGTAGCCATACTTTTTAAAGACGCTAAGCAGTGCAGTAAAAAAGGCAGGTACCTCTTCGGGCATTACGAAAAGATCGGCATCTTTGGCCTGTATGCCGACACGGGCACCCAGGTAGACATTGAATCCAAAGTTCCCCTCACTGTTCGCCAGCACGAAGTTGCAGTCGTGTCCGAAGATGTTACAGGAGTTGCTCATACTTCCGAGAATACCGGTATTGAATTTACGCGGCAGTACGGAGATCCACTCCGGGTTTTCACCGATGATCTCCTGCAGCTGTTTCAGAATAGGCATCGATTCGATAATATTGTCATAGGCGATCCCGTCAAGCGGGTCAGTGACGATATTGCGGGGGTTGTCTACTCCTGTCTGGAAAGTGGAGATCCCTACCTCTTTGAGCGCTCTGAGAACTTTGGCAATATCTTCGATCCTAAGATAACGCAGTTCGACCTGCATACGTGTTGTAATATCGATATAATCGTTCCCGAACTCTTTTGCTACTTCCCCGATACGTACAGCCTGCTCGAAGCTGAGCTGCCCTCCGGGAATACGTACACGCAGCATAAAGTCTTCACCTTTGTCAAAAAGACCGAAACACTTTAAAAAATAGGAAGAGTCCTCTTTGCTCAGCTCTGCATACCCTGCCTGTGCGATCTCATCGAGTCTTTCATAGACCTCCATGGGATCTTTGAGGGCTTTTATGGTTTCAACCTTATTGATCTTTTTGCTTCTGGCTTCATACGCCTTTGCTAATGCTTCCATTGTATTTACTCTGCTCCTGTGATTCATTGTTTTATTATATCAAAAGTGTAAAAAGATAGAGTCACAGTATGTGATTAAAAAATAATCAATTGAATATGCCGTTTATACATATAGTATCGCTAGTACTCCTTTTAAAGCACTATACCTATTGATTAAAAATTAATCACTGTTCTGATAATCATAGAGATAACTTTCCTGTATAATTCTTTTATCATTTATTTTAAAGGAGAAAAGATGGCAGGGTTTAAAGCACTTAAAGGGGAGGGGCACTTTCCGACTCTCTTTATGGCTTTTTTGTATTTCGATATGAGTTTTATGGTCTGGACGATGCTCGGACCACTCTCAACGGAGATCACCGAAGCATTGGCTGCACACGGAGAGATCATCACGGCAGGACAGAAGGCGACGCTCCTTTCTCTTCCTATCCTCTCTGGAGCGATTTTGCGTATTGTGCTTGGCTTTGGAGTAGATAAACTGGGACCGAAACTGACTGCACTGATCGCTCAGGCTATTGTGATCGCTTCACTGCTTTTGGCCTATATGCAGGGTGAGTCCATTACCTATAACCAGTTGCTTGTTGTTGCTCTCGGACTTGGTTTTGCCGGGGCATCGTTTGCCGTAGCACTGCCACAGGCAGGACAATGGTATCCGCCAAAACTCCAGGGGGTTGTGCTTGGTATTGCAGGAGCAGGGAATATAGGTGTCGTACTCGACTTCCTCTTTGCACCAAAGATCGCAGAGAAGTGGGGATGGGAAGCTGTGTTCGGTGTAGGTGCCGCTATGGCGATCGTCGTCTTCATTGCCTATCTTTTCCTGGCCAAGAATGCCCCTGAGACTGTTTACAAGGCAAGACCGAAAAAGGTTTCTGACTACTTTAAACTGCTTCGTGACAAAGATACATGGTGGTTCAATCTTTTCTATGCCATCTCATTCGGCGGTTTTGTAGGATTTGCAGGATATATGAAAGTCTATCTGATGAATACCTATCAGGCAGATATGGCAGCCTTCGGTCTTGATGTGCTTGATGAGCCGAACGTCAAGGTCATTGCCGGATACTTTGGTGCCTTGACTATTTTTGCAGGTGCGGTACTCAGGCCTGTGGGCGGTAACATTGCCGACAGGATCGGAGGTGTGAAAGCCCTCTATTTCTTCTACGGGTCCGTGGCGGTGCTGGCAGCGATACTTGCACTGATAGAACTGCCGTTCTTTGTGGCCATTGCAGTGCTCTTTTTCATTATGGCAAGTCTCGGTATGGCGAACGGTGCGGTCTTCCAGCTGGTTCCTCAGCGTTTCGGCAAAGATATCGGTATTATGACAGGTATTGTTGGATGTGCCGGTGGACTCGGTGGTACAGCACTCATCAAAACACTCGGATGGTCAAAGGGTGCCTTTGACGGCTACATGGCAGGATTCCTCATCTTTGCAGGGGTTGTACTTGTTGCCATCGCCGGACTCAGTTTCGTCAAGACACGATGGAGAACCACATGGGGTGCGAGTGCCGGGGGAATGATATAGTCGAAATGATTTCCCGATTCTCCTGCGTATGTCGGATACGCAGGATTGACCTTTGTGGTTACATTGCCCACCACTTCACGTTTGGTAAGTAAAATCAAGCCGTAAGGAGTTGCCCCCTGCGGTCTGTTTTTTATCTTTTTACAATGTCTGTATGTCAACCACTTCAAAAAGCAAATGCTATAATAGATCCAGTAAAATAGAAGGCAGTATCCATGTCCAAGCAAAATATTGAAACGTCAGGCTTGACCCTTGCCAAGGGTACGCAGCTGAAGGGAGATGATTTCTTTGAAGTGAAGGTGATGGAGAATATCACCGTAGCGGTAGTGTGTGACGGGGTAGGTTCTGCCACGCATGGAGCCGAAGCAGCCAAACGTACGACACAGTTCCTGGTACAGTCACTCAAGAACCGTCCTCGAAGCTGGAGTATGGAAAAGTCCATCCGCCACTTTATCGGGAATATCAATCGCATACTTTACCTTGAGTCGATGGAACAGTATGAACGCGAGGAGCTGGTAACGACACTGACACTGGTGGTTATCGAAGGTGACAGACTCTATGGTGCCAATGTAGGCGACAGCCGTATCTATCTTTTACGTGAAGATGATCTTACCCAGCTCTCATCTGATCATGCAATGGACGAGGAGGGAATGGAAAATGTGCTTACCTCCGCCATCGGACTTGAAGAGCAGGTAGAAGCATACTACTTTGAGAACAACCTTCGGGCAGGAGATCGTATACTGCTCTGCACTGACGGGCTCTATAATGAACTCACTGATCGGGAGATCTCCGAGGGGATCAAGGTAGGAGCGTCATTCCTTGTCAAAAAAGCGAGTAAAAAACATCATGATGATCTGCCGGACGATACGACAGCAGTTGTTATCGAGATCAAAGAACTCGACCCGAGACTCAAGCTTAAACAGACATCATTGATCATACAGGAAGAGTATCAAAAAGGTGAAGAGATCGACGGCTACAGACTTCTCAGGCCGCTGATACAAAACAACCGTACATGGCTGTGTGAGAAAAAAGGGGTGGAGTATGTCATCAAGTTTGCTCCGCCTGAAGCAGTCGAAGATGAGGTAATGCTCGATCTTTTTGTTAAAGAGGTCTGGATGGCAAATCGTCTGAAAGCGGGCTTTTTCCCTAAAGCAGTTGTGCCAAAAAAGAGGACACACCGCTATTATATTATGAATTTTATTGAGGGGGTATCACTCAAGGAGTATATTGCCAAAAAGCCTTTGACGGTCGATCTAAGTGTGGAGCTGGCACATTTTCTGCTGAAGATGTCGCAGTTTCTTATCAAGCATAACCTCGTACACGGAGATATCAAGCCTGAAAACATCATTGTCACCAGGCGTAAATCGAAGACTGTTTTCAAGATGGTCGACTTTGGCAGCATTACCGAGGCATACTCCGGGATAACACGTGCCGGGACCCCCTCTTATCTGGCACCGGAACGTTTCATGCAGGCACCGGTGACCGAACAGACCGAGATATTTGCCATTGGAGTAACACTGTATGAAGCATTGACACGAAAGTTTCCCTATGGCGAGATAGAACCGTTTCAGACACCGGGGTTCGATAAAACCCCAAAACATCCGACCAGGCTCAATCCCAAGATACCGCACTGGCTTGAGAGCGTGATACTGCGTGCTGTTGAGACCGATACGGATAAACGCTACCGTAACTATTCCGAAATGCTCTATGAGATAGAGAATCCGGAGAAGGTTCAGCCATACTTTGACAAGCGTATGTCATTTATCGAACGTCATGAAATGATGGTCTACAAAGCAGGGTTCATTCTCATGTTCATTCTGAACATTGTACAGTTGCTCTTTTGGCACTGAGTTTAGGGCACCTCTAATAACCCCATATGCTCATAACATTGCCGGCTTTGTTCTAGGCAAGGCACACTTTACAGACCTAGCCGTAGCTAAGTCGAAAAAGCCCTTTATTTTTTCTTTGATCTGTTGATATTTTTACGGTGTGCCTTGAAATTGGTGGAAAAGTCGTGTGTTCCCTTTTTGTTCTTCATGAAGTAGAGGTACTTTGTCTTTGCCGGTGCGACAGCCGCTTTGATGGCTGCAAAACTGACTGCACCGATCGGTGAGGGCGGAAGTCCTTTGAATTTGTAGGTATTGAAAGTACTTTTATCGCCCCTGATACGTTCCGGAGTGACTTTGATATGGGAGAATTTCCCGTAGTTGAGCGTTCCGTCCATTTGCAGACGCATCCCTTTTTTCAGACGGTTGTAGATCACTGATGCGACCAGCGGCATCTCTTTTTCGTTGGCAGCCTCTTTTTGGATGATAGAGGCAACAGTCAGTATCTTTTCCCACTGCTTTTTGTCATACACCCCGTAGATCTTCTCAGCCAGCCTTTCATATCTTTTCTCAGACTCCCTGACAAGAAAGTGTATAAGGTGTTTCTCTCTGATCCCCACCGGGACATAGTAGGTGTCGGCAAAGATACCCGCTTCGGGGTAAGTGGAGTACTCTTTGTAGTATTGGAACAGTTTCTCCTTATCCAGTTTAAATGTTTTTGCAAGATTCCCGAAGAAGATATCAAGAGTCTCTCCGGGAATAAGCGTGACCTTATGGATCATTGCTTTTGCATTGGTAAGTTTATAGAGAAAATCAATACGGTTGAGGCTCTTCTTCCCAATGAAGATCCACCCCTGCTGCGGTTGTCCTATGAGCCTCAGGATATAGCTGTCGATCACAGAGACATTGTACCCCTTTTTAGCCAGCTGTGATATAATACCTCCGATAGAGCCTTGTGGAATATAGAGTGTTTGTGTCGATTTCACGGGCAGTGTAATATAAAAGGCGAGTGAAATGATCAAGACTATGGCAATATTCTCTGCCCATGCTATCCATGTTCTCCATGAGGTGGTACGTGATTTTTTCATTGCGCTGATCGTCCTTTTGGCTGCACTCTTCTTTTGGCTTATCTACGGTATACAGGTCGACAAGCTGGATATTGGAAGCTACAAGATAGATGGATTATACATCAAACTCGATAAAAAACTGATACTTAAAGCCAGAGAGATCACTCTGCCAAAGAAGAAGGCCAACCCTTCCTTTGACAGAGTTGATACGACCTTTGACCGGATCAAACACCTTTTGACCTTCTTTGATACGATCATGCTTGAAAAGGTGAATTTCAAGAACAACCATCTTACCCTTCTTTATGCTGATGATGTACTCTATATTACCAGTGATATCTATGAGATCGCAGGAAAGATAGAACGTAAAGGGCAGAAACTGGTCGCAGATGTCCCGATGCTCTATCTGAAAAAAGAGAAGGTAACAATATCGGGAAAGCTGAGTTACGATCTTCTTACAGAAGCACTGGAGACAGAAGGAAAGTTCAATGCGTTTGGTATCAGAGGACACTTCAGGGCAGTAAAGAAGGATCAGAACATTATCTATGCGCTCAATACCAGAATATTTACCGACCCTAAACCTCTGATCAGGCGTTTCAAGATGCATCCGGTGATCGAGTCATGGATCATTGAGAAGGTACAGGCCAAACAGTATAAGATCGAATACATTAAAGGGAAAATGGCTGTCAAAGACCAGGATATAAAAATCGATCTTGGTGCATTGAAAGGGAAAATACGTTTTGATGATGTAGAGATATTCTATAAAGAGAAGATCCCTCCTGCACATGCAGAAAGCATGGTATTGAGCTATGAAAAAGGAGATCTTGATTTTGTACTGAAGGATCCGGTCTATCAAGGACGGGACCTTTCCGGTACCGGTGTTGTCATCAAGCATATAATTGGCCCGCAATCACCGGTTCTGATACTCGACCTCCATGCCCTCTCACCGCTTGATGAAACGGTGCAGAAGATCCTTCGCGCCTATCATTTGAACATACCGGTCACACATACCGGCAAAAATAACAAAGCGGTAGTCCTGCTTAAGATCCCTCTTGGCAAAAAAAGAGAGAGAAAGATCAAGGCAGAAGTCGATGTCATTCTTGACAAGGGAGTACTGACGATCGACAGGCTTCCTCTCTCTGTACGAAGCGGGAAGATACACTACCGGGAGGGTCTGCTCTCACTCAACGATATCAAGATCGAAGAGAAGTGGTATGAAGGCAGTGTCAGCGGAAAGGTCAAGGTTAAAGAGAAAGCGGCAGACCTGATACTCAATGCCGAAAAGATCACCCTTGGAGAAGGAAAAAGACCGTTCTTGCAGATAAAAAGAAAAAAAATACCGTTAAAACTCTCTTACAAAGAGCCCCTGACACTGACCCTTCCCACACTGGAGACCAGAGTTGTCAAAAAGAACGAGGAGTTGAAAATTGAGCTGACGGACATAGGCAGGATCGTACCTTTCCTGCAGCAAAACAGTCTGGGATGGGAAGGAGGAGAGCTCGATATTGTCACTAAAGATCTTAAAACCTACCGTTTTAACGGTAAATTGAAGAAAGAGCTCTGTTTTTTCTATGAGAAGGGAGATCTCTGCTACACCTCTATCCCTGTAGAGGGAACAGTCAATACAGGGAGCGGAGAGATCGATCTCTATGCTTTCAATAAACGTTTTCATATCAATGTAGCAAAAGGCAAAGTTGAACTCAAAAATATCAATATTGATCTGGAACTTCTACTCAAAGAACGAAAGAGGTTTCACGAGGATAAAACAGCAACATTCCTATCCAGGAAAAAAATAGTGATCATCGGGGAGAACAGTCAGCTGCGTTACGGGGACTATACTCTTGTGACTGACAGTTATGATATAGAGATACTTCCCAGCGGAGATATCAAAGCGATGGGAATTATTGACAAAGATGTTGTAAAGTTTTCACGAAAAGGGAAGAATTTTTTTATGCAGGCACTGCGTGTCAAAGACAAGATGCTGCATCCGCTTATCAACTTCAAGGGCTTGAAGAGCGGCCGCTACTCCATAAAAGTAGAGGGGGATCCTGACAAAGAGATGAAAGGACGTATTATTATTGAGGGGGGTATTTTGAGTGATTTCAAAGCCTACAGCAACATACTCGCCTTCATCAATACTGTACCCGCATTGGCCACTCTGAACAGTCCGGGTTTCTCTGACAGAGGTTTCAAGATCAGGGAAGGGGTGATAGAATACAGGATGACACCAGAGAAGATCATTTTTGATTCGATCTATCTGAAAGGAAATACTGCTACAGTGGCAGGAAAGGGTGCGATAGATCTTAAGACAAAGAAGATTGATGTAAAGCTTGCTATCATGACAGTGAGGGAGCTTGGCAAGATCGTGGGAAAGATACCGCTTTTGGGTTATATTCTCATGGGAGAAAACAACAGTATGACAGTAGGGCTTGAAGTTGCGGGTACACTGGAGAACCCTAAAGTGAGTACTTCCGTTGCAAAAGATATCCTTACGCTTCCGCTGCAGATCATTAAACGGACCATTACCGCACCGGTGCAGCTTGGAGAAGGCAGCAAAGAGGAAGAGGTCTCCGGCCCTCAGTCAGAGACAGTACCTGCAAAGAGACAAAAGCATATCAGGCCGGTTCAGTCTGAAGAGAAGAAGGAAGAAGAAACTGCACCCGCCACCCCTTCCGTTACAGAACCTATTCGTTCCGAAGTACCGTCAGAGGGTCTGTCTGAGCAGCTTTTTTAGCCGGATAGAGAGCGGAGAGAAGGATAATGACAGAGGTTCCCAAAATAATGAATCCGAAATCACTCATGGTAAGGTCTACGGGCAGTTTACTGGTACCGTAGACATCTGCAGGCATGGAGATAATGTCGAAAGTCTTCAAAAGCCAGATACCAAATCCGCCGAGCAGTGTTCCCGTCACGATACCTGCAACCCCGATGATCAGCCCGAGATTGAAGAAGATACTGCGTATCTCCTCCTGTGCGGCACCGAGTGTCCGCATGAGGGCTATTTCACTGCGTCTGCTCATAACTGTCATGAGCAAAGAAGAGATGATATTGAGTGAAGCGACAAGTATGATGAGCAGCAGCACAAGAAACAGCGCCTTCTTCTCCATCTCCATAGCAGAGAAGAAGTTGCCGTTCTGCTGCCACCATCCTTCAATGACCACATTCTCCGGCAGTACTTTCCGTATTGCTTCTATATCTTTTTCAGGGTTCTTTGTGAAGATATGCAGACCGTCATAATAGCCTCTTTTTCGTTTGAGCAGTTTTTCGAATGCTTCGAGTGTGGTATACATGATCGCCTTGTCGTAGGCTTTGAGCCCCGAGTCAAAAACACCGTCTACAATGAAGCGTTTCTGGAGCGGCATTGTACCAAAACCGATCGCCTGCTGTTCAGAGAAGTAGAGTGTTACCTTGTTGCCTTTGGGAGCATCCATCTCATATGAGAGTGAATCACCGATAACCACTCTGAATTTGTTGCTGCCTGAGCTTTTTGCCTCTCTGAAGACGGGGTTGATCTCACTTTCTTTTTCAAAATCCACTCCGTAAAGCAGTGAACCCTGCACGGCACCGGCATTTTTTGTAATGACCTGGGTAGTATAGTAGGGGCTGAATTTCAAATGGGGAAATTCTCTGGAAAGGGAGTTGATGAGCGTATCACTGATAGCATCCTCCATCACAGGGAGTATGGTAAGCGGGTAGTTCATGACAAAGAGCCGTTTCTTGAACTCCTTCTGGGTACCGTTCATGATCCCCATAGCGATCATCAGCACCATGACACCTGCTGCGATACCGAGAAATGCCAAAACAGCAGAGATGAAGATAAAAGGGTTTTCTTTATCGTATTTGAGGTAATGTCTGATGATCCGCCGGACAAAGGTCTTGTTCAGCGGGGTGAGTGGTTTGGACATTATGCCAACAGTCCTTTTTTGGGGCCGCTCTTCCCACAGCAGTTCTTGTATTTTTTACCCGATCCGCAAGGACAGGGGTCATTTCTTTTGGGTTTCTTCGTAGCAGTGATAGGCTGTCGTCGGGGAGAGTCCTCCGCGATCACGCCTTCCTCGTAAGACTGGTTAAGCACTGTGTCGGCTACTTCACTCTCCAGCTCTTCACGGATCTGCTCGATGGCCGCCTCTTCCTCTTCCGGGGTAGTGAAGTCAAACTGTACCAGATGCAGTGTCTTGACAGCTTCGTACTTGATGCGTTGTACAAGGTCGGTAAAGAGTTTATAGCTGTCCTGTTTGTATTCGGTCAGAGGGTCTTTCTGGTTGTAGCCTCTGAGACCGATACCGGTCTTGAGCACATCCATCTCATAGAGGTGGTCTCTCCACTGGGGATCGAGTACCTGGAGATAGAGGATACGTTCGATCTCTTGACGCTGTTCAGGCTCAAGCGGGCTCATCTTCTCTTCATAGAGGTTCTCCATCATACTCAGGAGCATCTCTCCGATCTCTTCCGCTTCCTTCTCTTTGAAGTGTTCAGGATCGACATTGACCAGCAGTTCCTCTTTGATAAGGGCTGCCAGTTTTTCAAGGTTATAGTCCTCTTTTGGCATACCGTCAATGATATCCGCTTCTTCAAGCAGGTGCTGTACATACTCTGCACGGTTCTCTTTGATCTTCGCACCGATATCGAACTCAGGGTCAAGCAGCTGGTTCCTGAAAGTATAGATCGCTTTACGCTGGTGGTTGGCAACGTCATCATACTCCAGAATATGCTTACGTGCTTCGTAGTGCTGGTTCTCTACTTTTTTCTGTGCTTTCTCGACAGAACGCGTCACGATCTTGGAGTCTATATACTCTCCCTCTTCCACACCGAGACGGTTCATAATGTTCCTGATCTTCTCTCCTCCGAAGATGCGCAGCAGGTTGTCATCGAGACTGAGGAAGAACTGACTCTCACCCGGGTCTCCCTGACGGCCGGAACGTCCTCTGAGCTGGTTGTCGATACGGCGTGATTCATGTCTCTCTGTACCCAGAATGGCAAGACCGCCGAGTGCCCGTACTTCATCATCGATCTTGATGTCGACCCCGCGTCCGGCCATGTTGGTCGCAACGGTCACTGCACCTTTCTGTCCGGCATTTTTGATGATCTCTGCTTCCTGGAAGTGGTTCTTTGCATTGAGAACGTTATGCGGGATCTTCTCTTTTTTGAGTCTCTCATGGATCATTTCCGACTTCTCGATCGATGCGGTACCGATAAGGACCGGTTGCCCTTTGGCATGGTACTCTCTGACCTTGCGTACCACTGCATCAAGTTTCTCTTTTTCCGTATTATAGATCAGGTCGTTCTTGTCGATACGCTGAACAGGTACGTTGGTGGGGATGGAGATGACATCAAGACCGTAGATCTGTGCAAACTCGGTTGCTTCGGTCTGTGCCGTACCAGTCATACCGGCCAGCTTCTCATAGAGTCTGAAGTAGTTCTGGTAGGTGATCTCGGCAAGTGTCTGTGACTCTTCCTGTATCTCTACACCCTCTTTTGCCTCAAGCGCCTGGTGCAGTCCTTCGGAGTAACGTCTCCCCTCACTGAGCCTTCCTGTGAATTCATCAACAATGATGATCTCACCGTTCTGTACCACATAGTCTACATCTTTTTCGAAAAGATGGTGTGCTTTGAGTGCCTGGTCAAGGTGGTGTGAAAGGGCTGCATTTTCAAGAGAGTAGAGGTTCTCCACTTCGAAGAGGTCCTGTGCTTTCTGCAGC
Coding sequences within it:
- the secA gene encoding preprotein translocase subunit SecA, with protein sequence MIKSLLKVFGTQNDRIVKNYLKKVKNINALESKYESMSDDELKEAFNLLKAAVNSGDKSLDDVLYDSFAITREASRRTLGMRHYDVQMVGGMVLHDGNIAEMKTGEGKTLVATLAVVLNAMTGKGVHVVTVNDYLAKRDSEEMGVLYEFLGYSVGCITTDIHDETERKAQYDADITYGTNNEYGFDYLRDNMKVRAEEKVQREHNYAIVDEVDSILIDEARTPLIISGPTQRDHNHYAKANEIAKQMIRGEKIETKPGEDEKTTGDFIVDEKNRTIIMTEQGLQKAQDLFEVENLYSLENAALSHHLDQALKAHHLFEKDVDYVVQNGEIIIVDEFTGRLSEGRRYSEGLHQALEAKEGVEIQEESQTLAEITYQNYFRLYEKLAGMTGTAQTEATEFAQIYGLDVISIPTNVPVQRIDKNDLIYNTEKEKLDAVVRKVREYHAKGQPVLIGTASIEKSEMIHERLKKEKIPHNVLNAKNHFQEAEIIKNAGQKGAVTVATNMAGRGVDIKIDDEVRALGGLAILGTERHESRRIDNQLRGRSGRQGDPGESQFFLSLDDNLLRIFGGEKIRNIMNRLGVEEGEYIDSKIVTRSVEKAQKKVENQHYEARKHILEYDDVANHQRKAIYTFRNQLLDPEFDIGAKIKENRAEYVQHLLEEADIIDGMPKEDYNLEKLAALIKEELLVNVDPEHFKEKEAEEIGEMLLSMMENLYEEKMSPLEPEQRQEIERILYLQVLDPQWRDHLYEMDVLKTGIGLRGYNQKDPLTEYKQDSYKLFTDLVQRIKYEAVKTLHLVQFDFTTPEEEEAAIEQIREELESEVADTVLNQSYEEGVIAEDSPRRQPITATKKPKRNDPCPCGSGKKYKNCCGKSGPKKGLLA